The nucleotide sequence TTTCCGCTCGTACGGGCCGTAGATATTTTTCGACCGCAGTACCAGCTGCCAGCCAGTGGATACTCCTCCCGCCGGCGCAAACAGGTAGTAGTACCCTTTGCGTTTGTAAATCTTGGGGCCTTCGACGGTAGGGTCTTTTTCGTGGCCGTCGTACACGATGACGCCTTCATCCACTACTTGGGTACCCTCGTCGTTCAGTTTCTTAATGGTGAGGATACTTTTAATCCCCGCCCGGCTCCCGGCCCAGCCGTGCACCAGGTACACCTGCCCATCGTCGTCCCAGAGCGGACAGGGGTCGATCAGACCTTTGCCTCCCTCTACCAGTATCGGCTCGGACCAGGGACCGGCGGGATTGGTAGCTTTAGTCAGATAAATGCCAAAATCGGGATCAGGATAATAGAGATAGAATTCTTTGTTGTGGTACCGGATCGCGGGTGCCCAGACGCCGTTGCCGTGCTGTGTCTTCTCAAAATGCGTAATGGGGGGCTGTCGTTTCAACGCGTGGCCGATCAGGGTCCAGTTGACCAGATCTTTCGAATGCAGGATGGGTAGTCCCGGTACGGCGTCGAAACTCGACGCCGTCATGTAATAATCGTCGCCCACGCGGCAGGCATCCGGGTCGGAATAGTCGGCGTGGAGCACCGGATTCTTATAGGTACCATCTCCCTGATCGGACACCCAGACTTTTGAAATATTGGCGGGTACCGACTGCGCTTGGGCTGTAATAGAAAACAGCCCCAATCCCATGAAAATCAGCCAAAATTTTCTCATGCTACTTTTTTGCTGCTGATTGTTTCATTGTTTTACCCGGTTTAAACCAGTCTGCTTCGTGGGTGGAAACGGGTGAATCCATGGAAAGAATTTTTTCGGGCGTCAACTCTTTTGCCTGCTTTTCGGTAAACTGATGGCTCCACGTTACCCGCTTGTCGGGAGCCGCTCCCGGTCCGGTGCTTTGGTATTCGGCGTAGAAGGCCGTCTTTTCGTTGGCCGGATTCCCCCAGTTGTCCCACCCCGCCGGTACAATATGGTTTGCCATCTGACACCGGATGAATACGGTATGGGAATTGGGCCGCCACGGACGCCCCAGGTACACTTTGGTGGCTTCGGGAGCAGCAATCAGATTGCAGTCAAAAAATACAAATCCGTGAGACTGATAGACGGGAGTAGCCGCCGCCGTGATGTACGAATTCGACAGACTTTTGATGGTGCAGGACTGAAAAACCGAGATGGATTTTCCAAATATAAAATCGGTAGTACCTTCAATGTAACAGTTGTCGTAGTACTGCCGGGTTCCTTCGGCGGCGGGGTACAAGGTATCCTGATTGCCTAGTAAGGCACAATTTCGACACACAAACCGATCCGCCTGCACATTGAGCGCCACGGCTTGTCCTACGCGTCCGGCCGTGTTGCGAATGGTCAGGTTTTCCAGGATTATATCGGGCGCTTCCACCAGGACCGTATAGGAAGTATAGGTACTATGCACGGACTTGCCAAACCGATCCACTACTCCCGACGGGTAAGCTTTGCCCGAATAATCATCCCAGGTGATGATGACGCCATCCCGGCTTTCACCGATGATGTGGATATTGGGTTTGTAGGCAGGAATCACCAGCTTTTCGGCGTAAGTACCATTCTTGACGTACAGCTTCACCCGCTCCTGGGAGTGGTCCCGAAAACTATTGACGGCTTCCTGAATGGTTTTGAAATCGCCGCTACCATCCTGCGCTACCGTGAAAGTGGCGGGGTAGGTATGGTTGGGGATGGTTTGGGCACGGATTGACTGAATGCTAGCCAGCAAACAGGCGACTATAAGCAATTTTTTTACCATTGATATTTTGAATCAGATCTTGAAGGACGGCCGGGCCGGCCGTACCACATTTATAACTTCAAATCTTTTGCGCCCTGACCATACGTCGCCTTTACTTTTGCCTTTTTCGTATCGGTGTTGACTACCTCAATGGCCTGGCTGCGGGCACCGTCGATCTTGAACAGTACTTCGGTGTCAGCATTGTACTGAAGACGGTCGAAACGTAGCTGGCTACTGTTATCCACCAGCACGACGGGTCGGGTTTCTTTGGTTATCAGATCGGTATTGATGATCTTAATATCGCTCGCATCAATCAGTTCGATTCCTTTCTCGGCCTGTAATACCATATTTTCCATGGTAATATTTGAAACCGGCATTTCGGGTAATCCACGAATAAAAACGCCCTTTTGAGCTCCGTTGCAGACGATATTCTCGAAGTGCATGTTGCGGAAAATGGGGGTACCTTCGTTCACCTCCGGGCGCATGTCGCGCTCGCCGTCGGTGGCAAATTTCACAAAATAGTACAGGTCGAAGAAAATGGCTTCCTGCACGATGTCTTTCATGTACAGATTGCGGACGTAAATGTGCTCGACCACACCGCCGCGTCCCCGAACCGACTTGAAACGCAGGCCTTTGTCGGTACCCATGAAAGTACAGTTCTCGACAAATATATTCCGCGCGCCGCCACTCATCTCGCTACCTACCACAAAACCGCCATGGCCTTTATAGATGGTATTGTTGCGGATGATGCCGTTTTCGGTAGGCATGCCCCGCTTGCGGCCTTCCTCGTCCTTGCCCGATTTGATGCAGATGGCGTCATCACCCACGTCCAGGGTACAGCCTTCGATCAGGAAGTTCTTGCAGGATTCGATGTCCATCCCGTCGCCGTTGTGAGCGTAATCGGGATTTTTGGTGGTGACTTTACGGATTGTCAGGTCCTGGCACATGAGCGGATGCAGACACCAGGCCGGAGAGTTCTGAAAAATGATGCCTTCCAGCAGTACTTTCTTGCAGCCATTCAACACCAGCAGGTTAGGACGCAGGAAATCTTTCATTCCGGCGAAGTCCCGCGGTTTTTGCCCTTCGCCGATTAGCATGCTCTTGCCCTCCACACTAGCCGACTTGAATTGCGCGCTCGGGTACCAGGTCTTGCCGTCGTCTTTCAGAACGCCGCCCGAAGCTACCTTTTCCTTCCATTCACTCTCAGTGAGCTGACTTTTGTGCACCGCCCGCCACACGTCGCCGTTGCCATCCACGATTCCCTGGCCTGTGATCGCGATGTTTTCCAGATTGGTACCCGAAATCGGCGACTGGTTGCGGGCTGCCCTTTTGCCCTCATAAATACCTTCCACCAGCGCGTACTGGCTTTTATCGGGGGTAAAA is from Salmonirosea aquatica and encodes:
- a CDS encoding pectinesterase family protein, giving the protein MVKKLLIVACLLASIQSIRAQTIPNHTYPATFTVAQDGSGDFKTIQEAVNSFRDHSQERVKLYVKNGTYAEKLVIPAYKPNIHIIGESRDGVIITWDDYSGKAYPSGVVDRFGKSVHSTYTSYTVLVEAPDIILENLTIRNTAGRVGQAVALNVQADRFVCRNCALLGNQDTLYPAAEGTRQYYDNCYIEGTTDFIFGKSISVFQSCTIKSLSNSYITAAATPVYQSHGFVFFDCNLIAAPEATKVYLGRPWRPNSHTVFIRCQMANHIVPAGWDNWGNPANEKTAFYAEYQSTGPGAAPDKRVTWSHQFTEKQAKELTPEKILSMDSPVSTHEADWFKPGKTMKQSAAKK
- a CDS encoding glycoside hydrolase family 28 protein, which produces MQNRSLSQCLALLILTVACAKAQSPSPYSWTNLPQVTEPTFRKDTINIMQFGAKGDGATLNTQAINSALVSSSKKGGGVVLVPPGLWLTGPVALQSNVNLHLQRGAILLFTPDKSQYALVEGIYEGKRAARNQSPISGTNLENIAITGQGIVDGNGDVWRAVHKSQLTESEWKEKVASGGVLKDDGKTWYPSAQFKSASVEGKSMLIGEGQKPRDFAGMKDFLRPNLLVLNGCKKVLLEGIIFQNSPAWCLHPLMCQDLTIRKVTTKNPDYAHNGDGMDIESCKNFLIEGCTLDVGDDAICIKSGKDEEGRKRGMPTENGIIRNNTIYKGHGGFVVGSEMSGGARNIFVENCTFMGTDKGLRFKSVRGRGGVVEHIYVRNLYMKDIVQEAIFFDLYYFVKFATDGERDMRPEVNEGTPIFRNMHFENIVCNGAQKGVFIRGLPEMPVSNITMENMVLQAEKGIELIDASDIKIINTDLITKETRPVVLVDNSSQLRFDRLQYNADTEVLFKIDGARSQAIEVVNTDTKKAKVKATYGQGAKDLKL